One Solanum lycopersicum chromosome 2, SLM_r2.1 genomic region harbors:
- the LOC101262775 gene encoding thioredoxin O2, mitochondrial, producing MRGILRRLIGGRQPFTSSRRSSELGQTLMVSSAATVSYSTVTFMEKPNLLYGFPIAANLLSDFQSLHVLNQYRNFSSPSSSGPSNIVSIESEEQFNTSLRKVQDESLPAIFYFTAVWCGPCRLLSPVIGQLSEKYPHVTTYKVDIDKEGLGNALSKLNITSVPTLHFFQNGKKTSEVIGADVQLLKETMEELYK from the exons ATGAGAGGGATTCTCCGGCGGTTGATCGGCGGCAGACAGCCATTCACATCATCACGGCGTTCTTCTGAATTAGGTCAAACATTAATGGTGTCATCAGCAGCTACAGTCTCTTACTCCACTGTAACTTTCATGGAGAAACCTAATCTACTTTATGGATTCCCAATTGCCGCAAACCTCCTCTCCGATTTCCAGTCTCTTCACGTTCTCAATCAATATCGAAACTTCTCCAGTCCATCTTCCTCAG GTCCATCAAATATTGTATCAATTGAGTCTGAAGAACAATTCAATACTTCACTTCGCAAAGTACAAG ATGAATCCTTGCCTGCAATATTCTACTTCACTGCTGTCTGGTGTGGGCCCT GTAGGTTGTTATCTCCTGTGATTGGCCAATTAAGTGAGAAATATCCTCATGTGACAACATATAAAGTTGACATTGACAAG GAAGGGCTTGGAAATGCATTGAGCAAGTTGAACATTACCTCAGTG CCTACATTGCACTTCTTTCAAAATGGGAAAAAAACATCTGAAGTTATCGGTGCTGATGTCCAACTCTTGAAAGAAACCATGGAAGAGCTCTACAAATGA